The genomic segment AGGGGGTCTGGGATCTTAAAAACAGCCACCAACAGAGGGCTCCCCCCTTCTCTGGCACCCTCCACGTACACGTGGAGCCACCCTTGCTATGAACATGCGTAGGGGCCGCAGGCTCCCTGAGCCCAAGGCTGGTGAGAGTCTGCACGTGATGTGGGGTGAGAGGCATGTTCTGCTTGGTTCCCCACTGCTGTTGGCGAACGCTGGCAAATGAACATGCACCTGCTTCCCTTCCGCTAAAGCCACTGCCTTCAGGAAGGCCTCTTGGCCTGGCACCCTGTTTACCAAGGTTTCAACCTCAGAGGCTGGAAACTGCTGGAAGCAGTGGCCTGTGTCCCCAACTATGCGTCATCCCACGTCCCCAGTGGCACAGCACAGGGACCTGCTCACCCATCCACTACTGTCCCCTCTTGACCCTTTGGGGCAGCCCCGCCCCACATGAGCCAACCTGGGCCCTGTAGTCCTGGTGGATTAAGGACACTTTATACTTGCATTTGTGATAATCTTTCTGACCGCGGGGAGGAATTTCCAAAACAGGAGGACACTAAAAGTGTTCATCACaagagaaaaattgataaatgtactgtgttaaaaataagcttttcacgggacttccctggtggtccagcaggtaAGACTCCActctcctaatgcagggggcctagtgggggaactagatcccacaggcatgctgcacctaagagttcgcatgccgcacctaaaagatcccacatgccgcaaccaCGACCCAGCGCTGCATGCATGCGtgcatgcataaataaataaaattaagtttttctGGGAAGAACCtgtgaaaagacaagtcacaacTGGGAGAAAACATCTAAACACTAGTCGACCAAGGGCCAGCACCACTCAATGCAGAACTCCCGGAAACCAAGGAGAAGAGATGGACAGGCCAGCAGGGCGCGGGTGAGGGCTCCAAAATCAGGAGAACGTCCCCATCACCAGAGCCCACCAGCAGGCTTCGTGGTGGGAACTTGCACACCAGGAAACGGGACCCACTCAGGGGAGGAGGGAGTTCAAGCACACGGGCCTCTCTGCAGGACCCCAGCGTTGGGCCCAGAGCCAAGAAACGAGCACCTGTCCTGCGTGGCCGCAAATAGAAAAGGCAAGGGGTTGATGGAGAAAACCGCTGGGACGGCAGTCACCTGGCAGGGATTGGGGGGATGCAGGGCTGGCGCAGGTGCTTCTGGGCGGCCTTGTCCCCTGCAGCTCTCATGGGAAATGCAACCTGCCTCATGGGGCACCATCGCCGCCACCTCCCCCAACACCCCGGGCCTGGCTGGAGGTGGCCCTGTTgtctcctgtccctgcccccatgcGGATCACTCTCCTGGCCCCCCAGAGCGGCAGTCATCACCTCCCATCCTAGcccacagcttcctggtggacaCAACATACCACCTCCTGACCCTGGGGCTGTCCCAGCCACACATGCCCCAGCCTGACACTCACCAGCTTCACGCAGATGACAAAGGGTGGCTGTGCGGCTCGGAAGTGCAGGACCGGGACCCGGGGCTTGGGCCTTTCCTGAGAGGAGAGAAGAGCCACAGGTTGCTCCACCTTGCTCCCCAgtcccccacctctgccctgctCACAGCTCGATGCCCTCAGACAGGCGCCCGGGCCACAGCCAGACCCAGGGCTGGACCTGGTCTCCAGCACCTCCACCCAGCCACCTATGGCTGCCACAGGACTAACCTGAGGTGGGCAGCAGACAGACCCAAGCCTGCAAGGAGCACCTTCCAGCAGGGacaggggcaggtgggggcaggcACGGGTGCCCTCTGGGGTCCTGGAGACCCCAGGAGCCTGAGGGCTGCATCTGCCAGGCCTGGCAGCTGTCTGGGCCCAGATGGCCTTTCCCAAGGAGGAAGGTTCTGGGCAGTGTCTACTCCAAAGGCCCAGGACGGCACCCCAGAGTGCAGTGTGGGTGGCTGCTGTGCGTGACCATGGGGCTCGGTGGGGAGGGGGCGTACCTGAGAGTCCTCATAGCAGTAGAAGCCCTTCTTGATCTTGTTCTCGTCCACATCGCAGAAGGCGACCACCTAGGGAGGACCCAGGACGCCAGCCTCAGGGGCAGTGGGGGCAGTGCtgctggatgggggaggggtgggacaaGGGGTGGGCCCCACCTTGCACCGTGACCCTGCCGTCAGGCTGCGGTAGAGCCGGCGGCCCTGCCGGCCCGCATTCCAGATGGTGAAGGTTGCCCAGTGGGGCAGGGCCCACTCTTCCAGGAAGCGGACGCGGTGGGTCCAGATGGTGGTCCTGTGGGGGATGGGGGTTTGGGGGTCGTgacccaggagggcagggcctcCAAGCGCCCCAggccttcctccccccacccctgagcCTGCCCACAAGTCCCCCTGGTTTGGGGCCCCTGGGGCAGCGCTGCAGCTGTTGGCTGAGTGACTGAACCAAGGAGGCCAGGACCAGAAGGTCGCACCCCTCACCCACCCTCACAACCGGTACACATGGATCCTCGGACGTGCTGAGCTCACGTCCACACACTCAAGAAGCGTGCGGGACACCAGGCACAGAGCTTGGGGAGCCCAAGGAAAACCCAGCCACGCTGACGTCCGGCACCTACGACCATGGTAAACATGACCTGGACGTGACTCCCCACCTCGAGTGGCCACATGGAAGGGGCCACAGTGTCCTGTGGAAGCTGTGCAGATGGCGGGGTCACCTTCCCCAGGTGGGACCCCCTCCCTTGGCCCCTTGCCACATGCAGACCTGAGGTCCAGGCCGGCCCTTGGGGTCTGCAGCTGCCCGAGTCCCAGTGCCCGGAGACAACAGCATGTCAGCTGTCTCCAGGTTAAAGTGGTTGGACACAGGGACAGGACCCAAGGCGCAGGGGTGAAAGCATCACTTAAGAATCGGGAAGGTTAAGGGGGAGCTTCTGCAGGTACACAGTGGACCAAACTTGACCCTGGTCTTCCTTTCCAGAGAAACCTCTGATGTAAGGAAAGGCGGCACACCCTTGTATAAAATCACAGTTTACACCTGGAAGTGCCCTCCGTGGACCCTCTCACGGAGCCCCAAGACCTACTGTTCTAGGCCAGGCGCAGACCTGCTGCAGCTCCCCCACGTTCTACAGTGTGGGTTCAGTTCCTTCCTGGTGTCTGGCCTGGGGCTCTGTGTGGCAAGTGTTGAACCCGTAGTTCAGCAGCCACTGCCCTGCTGCCTTCTCTGTGGCAACCAGCTTTGAGGGTCCCACAAGGTATCTCAGGGGAGCAGCTCCTCCAGGTGAGAGTGTGGGGTCCATGGACACAACACAGTGATGCCCACTCTAATGCAACTGGGCACCAGTGTCCGCCTGCCCAGGGGTGGGCTCTGGATGCTGGGCTCCTCCTGTGGTCGGTCCACCCACCTCCCACTTGAAATGTCTCAGTTAGGGTTGTGCTGAGCAGCCATAATTTCAGTGGTCGGCGGGTACTGGGGCTTGCGAAGGTGAATAAGGTGAATAACTCCCCAGTCCGGGCCACTCAGCACAAGCTAGACACACTCCAGCCCAAACAAGACACCATCAGGTGCAGCACTCAACACGCAGCTTTGGCAGCATCCAAGGAACGAAGGACAATTCTGAGAACAAAACAACTGAGCTTCCTGCAAATGAGCTCTGACAAACCCACGAGACGCTGACAGTGGGGAAGAGAGGGGGCGGGCCCCGGGTCCCCACCAGCAGCGGGACCTGCGCCACGCTCCAGGCCCTGCCTGGGACCCCAGGGGGTGCGCCTACCACCACAGGGCAGCAGGAGACAAGGGACCACAGACATCTGGGCAGGTCTTGCCCTCTGCTCCACGGTTTCCTCTCCGGCTcctactttttaaattacttttgttGGCAAAAGGTCTGGCCGCTTCTATGACTTAATTGCTTCTCTCCTTAACCAGTCAACTCTCTTCAATTTCATGAACAGTTCAATGAAACTGCCCAAAAAAATGCCCAAAGGTTTTGGGGACACTTATAAGGAAATGAAATGGCCCAACGAGGACTCCACTTAATGCTCAGGGACCAGGACAGTGTGGGGCCCGCACCAGCGTGACCACCAGACGCAGGGGTGACGGGCCAGGTCTGAGCAGCGCAGGGTGCCTCACCTGGAGACGGCGCCTGTGGGAGGGACAGAGctgacccccacctcccaccacctgCGGAGTGGATCTGGAGGGACTGGGGGTCCTGAGGGTACAGCCCCTGCCTTGTGTCCTCCCTGTGCCTCCGGAGTCTGGTCTCTGGTCTGAGGACACAACTCAGAAACTGCCACCAATACCTCCGTGTTGTGGACAGTGAGACCCTTCCTGCCGCCGCTGTCCTGCAGGTCCCTTTCTCCACCGTGCTGCTCAGTTATTTATTCGGGAGAACAGCCCAGGTGTGTCCTTCCTGCCACTCTTACCCCTGCGAGGAGGCTCCACCGAGGGCTGGGTGTGTGGGAGCTGCTCACACGTTTTCTCAGACCCACAGGTCGGCATTTCCAGAACCTTATGGAAAGCAGGGCAGTGTCAGGGATGCACACTGCACCAGGAGGCAGCAGGCcggaggcgggggcggggagcaGTGGCGTGTGTGGACCCTCAGCAGCAGGACGGCAGGAAGGTCCACGCGGTGACGAAGACAGAGGAGCAACGTCACCACACGGAGCTCAGCCCTGAGGGTGAGCAGCACAGCGACTTCGGGAAGAATGAGGCAGAACGTTGCCACCGACACCACATTTTTAAAGAGGGAAAGCACACCGTTTAGAGGACATCACGTGTGGTCAAAGTATAAAGAAATGGATCTTATGGCAAATAAACATCCCACTCAGGACACCACGAAATGGAACCTGGGAGATGCAGGAGGTTTGGGGAAATGggtaactttttgttttaaagatgatTCCTTATGCCTCTGGCTGTCGGAAGTATTTCATAGTGAAAATTGTTAAATGATATAAATGCTGATCATTCTCAATGTAAAAGGTAAAGGCCATGATTCAGGGAGCCTCTCAAACAGAGGGCTCTTTAAGAGAGAGTCTGAAGGAATTCAATTATTGACAAGCCTGAGGGTGTAATTAGCGCTCCTTGCTCTGTGAGGTTTTGCTGCTCAAAGACTTTAATCCAACACAGAAACTAACATGAGATCACCTCTTTTAGGTTGTGGGTGGCAAAGCCTCACGCtgcaaaaagaggggaaaaaaagtctcaACATAAAAGAATTATCGCATGAAAACAGAATGAGGGTGTGTGTAGCACAAGCCGTCTGGCTGGCTGCCTGGCCCCCCAGATACATGAGCACCCGCCACACCAtgggtggggagcagggcacCACCAGGGTCATCACAGACATGCCTTCACGTTGCCTTGCTTCACAGGAGCTCGAGGTGAGGACACATGTACGTGAACCTTCAGAAACAATGGAAGAGATCCTAGCTGTCCAGGCACTTCTCAGCTCTGCAGAGGATCCCAGGTGTCCAGGCACTTCTCAGCTCTGCAGAGGATCCCAGGTGTCTGGGCACTTCTCAGCTCTGCAGAGGATCCCAGGTGTCCAGGCACTTCTCAGCCCTGCAGAGGATCCCAGGTGTCCGGGCACTTCTCAGCCCTGCAGAGGATCCCAGGTGTCCCGGCACTTCTCAGCCCTGCAGAGGATCCCAGGTGTCCCGGCACTTCTCAGCTCTGCAGAGGATCCCAGGTGTCCAGGCGCTTCTCAGCCCTGCAGAGGATCCCAGGTGTCCGGGCACTTCTCAGCCCTGCAGAGgatcccaggtgtccaggaactTCTTAGCCCTGCAGAGGATCCCAGGTGTCCCGGCATTTCTCAGCTCTGCAGAGGATCCCAGGTGTCCAGGCGCTTCTCAGCTCTGCAGAGGATCCCAGGTGTCCGGGCATTTCTCAGCTCTGCAGAGGATCCCAGGTGTCCAGGCGCTTCTCAGCTCTGCAGAGGATCCCAGGTGTCCCGGCACTTCTCAGCTCTGCAGAGGACCCCAGGTGTCCAGGCATTTCTCAGCCCTGCAGAGGATCCCAGGTGTCCAGGCGCTTCTCAGCTCTGCAGAGGATCCCAGGTGTCCGGGCATTTCTCAGCTCTGCAGAGGATCCCAGGTGTCCGGGCACTTCTGAGCTCTGCAGAGGATCCCAGGTGTCCGGGCATTTCTCAGCTCTGCAGAGGATCCCAGATGTCTGGGCATTTCTCAGCTCTGCAGAGGATCCCAGGTGTCCGGGCATTTCTCAGCTCTGCAGAGGATCCCAGGTGTCCAGGCGCTTCTCAGCCCTGCACAGGATCCCAGGTGTCTGGGCACTTCTCAGCTCTGCAGAGGATCCCAGGTGTCCCGGCATTTCTGAGCTCTACAGAAGATTCGTGCCCAGAAAACCATCTTTGTACTTTATTCACCCAGTTTCCAACTCCGTTTATGGATTGTGGGAAAGTGGTTACTTCCTTGAAGAAACACTtgccagaaatttttaaaattttaatgaaattcacgTAGAGTAAGAGCAAGGATCTTAAGTGTGCATACAAGTCAGACGGTTATGACAAACATGCATATCCGTGTAACCAACACACCTGTCAAGAGGTGGGACACTTCTACCACCCCAGAAAGCTCTCTTGTATCTCCTTTCCCCTGAGAATACCACAGTCTCGTTTCTATCACTGTGGACTAGTTCTGCCTGTTGGAGAACTCTGTACAAGTGGAAGCCACAGTATGCATGCTTTTGTATCTGATTTCTTTTACTAACCATATATTTTTTTGACATTAATCCCCGTTCTTGCAGGTATCAGTCGTTTGTTTTCTTCTAGTGCTGAGGAGTGTTCCGTTACAGCAGTGTTTATCCACCACCTGCTGATGGGCATCTGGGTTGTTCCCATTCTTGGCTACTAATAGAGAAATGTTGAGCAATCTATTAATTTCTCTTGGAGAAACACCTAGACATGGAATTGCTGGGGCATAGGGCAGGTAtcaattaaattaagaaaataaggcccaacagttttccaaagaggatGTACTGTGCTTACACTCCTGAGAACAATGTATACGTGTCCTCAGCATGATTCGGAATTGCAGACGTTAATTTTAACCCTTCTTGTGGGTGTGCAGAGTTTAATTTGCATTCTCTGATAATGATGAAACCTTTTTAATTGACCTTATATATTACTTCTTTGTGAAGTGTCATGTCCGTTCAACTATTTTGCCTACttttattagattttatttttgggtGATAGGGGTTCTTAATATCTCCCCCATACTAACCCTCTGTGAGATACACagattatgaatattttctcccagtctgtggtttgtctattcattttcctaatggtgtcttttttaaaaattaattaattaattaattattggctgtgttgggtcttcgtttctgtgcgtgggctttctctagttgcggcaagtgggggccactcttcatcgcagtgcgagggcctctcactgtcgcggcctctcttgttgcggagcacaagctccagacgcgcaggctcagtagttgtggctcatgggcctagttgctccgtggcatgtgggatcttcccagaccagggctcaaacccgtgtcccctgcattggcaggcagactctcaaccactgcgccaccagggaagcccctaatggtGTCTTTTtatgagcaaaagtttttaattttgatgaagtccaatttatcaattttatagcactaaagagggacttccctggtggtccagtggttaagaatctgccttccaatgcaggtgacgcaggttcaacccctggtcggggaactaagattccacatgccggggcaactaagcccccggGCCTCAACTGCTGAGtttgtgcacctcaactagagagaagcccgcatgccgcaacgaagagcctatgtgctgcaactaagaccctatacagtcaaaaaaaaaaaaaaaaagggttaaagATTCTGGTGTCCTCTCTAATAAATTTTTTCCTATCCCCAAGTTGTGAAGATATTCCctgatgttttcttctagaagctttatattTTACCTgcttctatatttatatctaagccatctagaattaatttttctatagggcatgagatttttttttttccatatggatatccatttgcttcatttgttaaaaataattttcttttttccattgaatGCCTTTGGAGACTGTTAAAAATCaattgtgagtctatttctggactctgctctgtttcattgatgtatatgtctatctttattctattaatacatTTTCTTGATTGCTATAGCTTCAGAGTGAGTCTTAAAATCAGACACAATAAGTCctcaaattttgttcttttcaagattgtttaggACACTCTGGGCCCTTTGATTTTCATgcgaattttaaaatcagattatcaatttctacaaagaagccaCCTGGGACTTTTACTGGGATTGCTTTGAATTTACAGATCTGGAGAGAACTGATGTTAAC from the Delphinus delphis chromosome 19, mDelDel1.2, whole genome shotgun sequence genome contains:
- the B3GNTL1 gene encoding queuosine-tRNA galactosyltransferase isoform X4 encodes the protein MPTWFCSRAWFSHVGPFDEGGRGVPEDLLFFHEHLRKGGGLVRVDQSLLLYRYHPGAATHSILETTIWTHRVRFLEEWALPHWATFTIWNAGRQGRRLYRSLTAGSRCKVVAFCDVDENKIKKGFYCYEDSQERPKPRVPVLHFRAAQPPFVICVKLDLTGGAFEDNLRSLHLQEGRDFLHFS